In Podospora pseudopauciseta strain CBS 411.78 chromosome 3, whole genome shotgun sequence, one genomic interval encodes:
- a CDS encoding hypothetical protein (EggNog:ENOG503NVQU; CAZy:GH15; CAZy:CBM20; COG:G): MALFAVPNIIQDLIPAAASESINPWTWNLNLNASGLYEYLPTMHALSKFALLGACAVQSVMGLPEPVESREANLLKRNVDDWINRETPIAWQKLLCNIGPDGCAVRNQGVPAGVVVASPSRSDPDYFYTWTRDAALVYKGLADAFRRNYTEGLHTQLKNFVSSQAKLQGVGNPAGGLNDGQGLGEPKFMVDLKEFTGEWGRPQRDGPPLRAIALIRYAKWLVENGHKAVWPTIENDLKYSAQYWNQTGFDLWEEVPGSSFFTIASTHRALVEGAQLGAVLGKPTRAYTAVAPQVLCFQQSFWNAREGFVVSNINGGEWRRGRDANSILASIHNFDPSAGCDANTFQPCSDRALSNHKVVVDSFRSIYNINRGIAQNKAVAVGRYSEDIFYNGNPWFLATFAAAEQLYDALLVWKAQGSIAITQTSLPFFRDHVSSATVGTHAAGSATYNQIVSAITAYADGFIEVASKYAHSNGAMNEQIDRNTGQPIAAPDLTWSYSAFLTATARRDGYIPTGWGAGQATALPAGQCQKFEVAGNYNLPPTPVFPSNLTPAANAPVEQITAVPTGCTNPEKVFVTFNERASTSWGQVIKVVGNVPELGSWDVNKAVPLSASKYTSGDPLWSITLPIQAGSSVQYKYIRITNGVAGVSWEGGDNRAFSVPGATCDVQNRWDNWR; encoded by the exons ATGGCTCTCTTCGCCGTTCCCAACATCATCCAGGACCTcatcccagcagcagcctccgaGTCAATCAACCCTTGGACCTGGAACCTGAACCTGAACGCCTCTGGTCTCTACGAATATCTTCCCACCATGCATGCCTTGTCCAAGTTCGCCCTGCTGGGCGCCTGCGCCGTTCAGTCGGTGATGGGTCTGCCCGAACCTGTCGAGAGTCGTGaggccaacctcctcaagcGCAACGTCGACGACTGGATCAACAGAGAGACCCCCATCGCCTGGCAGAAGCTCCTCTGCAACATCGGCCCCGATGGCTGTGCTGTTCGCAACCAGGGTGTTCCCGCCGGTGTCGTTGTTGCCAGCCCTTCCCGCTCCGACCCCGACT ACTTCTACACCTGGACCAGAGATGCCGCCCTCGTCTACAAGGGCCTTGCCGATGCCTTCCGCCGCAACTACACCGAGGGTCTCCACACCCAGCTCAAGAACTTTGTCTCCTCCCAGGCCAAGCTTCAGGGTGTCGGCAACCCGGCCGGTGGTCTCAACGACGGCCAGGGTCTTGGTGAGCCCAAGTTCATGGTTGATCTCAAGGAGTTCACCGGCGAGTGGGGCCGCCCCCAGCGCGATGGCCCTCCCCTCCGTGCCATTGCCCTGATCCGCTACGCCAAGTGGCTCGTTGAGAACGGCCACAAGGCT GTCTGGCCCACCATCGAGAACGATCTCAAGTACTCGGCCCAATACTGGAACCAGACCGGTTTCGACCTCTGGGAGGAGGTTCCcggctcctccttcttcaccatcgcCAGCACCCACCGTGCCCTCGTCGAGGGTGCTCAGCTCGGCGCCGTCCTCGGCAAGCCCACCCGTGCTTACACTGCCGTCGCCCCTCAGGTTCTCTGCTTCCAGCAGTCTTTCTGGAACGCTCGCGAGGGTTTTGTTGtctccaacatcaacggTGGTGAGTGGCGCCGCGGCCGCGACGCCAACTCGATCCTCGCCTCCATCCACAACTTCGACCCCTCCGCCGGCTGCGATGCCAACACTTTCCAGCCCTGCTCCGACAGGGCGCTCTCCAACCACAAGGTCGTCGTCGACTCTTTCCGCTCCATCTACAACATCAACCGCGGCATCGCCCAGAACAAGGCCGTCGCTGTTGGCCGCTACTCTGAGGATATCTTTTACAATGGCAACCCCTGGTTCCTCGCCAcctttgccgccgccgagcaGCTCTACGATGCTCTCCTCGTCTGGAAGGCCCAGGGCTCCATCGCCATCACCCAGACCTCCCTTCCTTTCTTCCGCGACCACGTCTCGAGCGCCACCGTCGGCACCCACGCCGCCGGCTCCGCCACCTACAACCAGATCGTCTCCGCCATCACCGCCTACGCCGACGGCTTCATCGAGGTCGCCTCCAAGTACGCCCACTCCAACGGTGCCATGAACGAGCAGATTGACCGCAACACCGGCCAGCCCATCGCCGCCCCCGATCTCACCTGGTCCTACTCCGCCTTcctcaccgccaccgcccgCCGTGACGGTTACATCCCCACCGGCTGGGGCGCCGGCCAGgccaccgccctccccgCCGGACAGTGCCAAAAGTTTGAGGTTGCCGGCAActacaacctcccccccacgcccgtcttcccctccaacctcacccccgccgccaacgCCCCCGTCGAGCAGATCACCGCTGTTCCCACCGGCTGCACCAACCCCGAGAAGGTCTTTGTCACGTTCAACGAGCGCGCTTCTACTTCCTGGGGCCAGGTGATCAAGGTTGTCGGCAACGTTCCCGAGCTCGGCAGCTGGGACGTCAACAAGGCTGTTCCGCTTTCCGCGTCCAAGTACACCTCTGGGGACCCGTTGTGGTCTATCACTCTGCCTATCCAGGCCGGTAGCAGTGTTCAGTACAAGTACATCCGCATCACGAACGGTGTTGCCGGTGTtagctgggaggggggtgacaATAGGGCTTTTAGCGTGCCGGGGGCTACTTGCGATGTTCAGAATCGGTGGGATAACTGGAGGTAA